The window TTTAATTAATTCCGAGAAAGTAAAAGAATTCAAACACAACGAGCACTTACGTCTGTAATTTCCACACTTCGAGAAAGCCATCGACATTATCCACCACGTCCTCGGTCCTGACGTAGAAAAATTTGAGCAAGAACTATCGACTGGCCTTATCGTCCGTCTTAAACATCAAATATTTGCCTCCACGATGGCGAAGATTCAGTATCGTTCCCCTATAGAAGCTATGGGCGAAGATATGAACAAAATCATGCAGCGTCAGCACGACCCCGGTCAACTCGGAAAATTTGGTCAATATTCTAATAATTGTTTTGAATTATGGCATAAGCTGAGTAGAGCAGACATCGTAGTGATGGTAGAATTCCTCTACCAATGGAAGGAGGGGGAAAAATAGCCTATGAGGAAGGGATAAGCATATAGAGTGCAGTATCCAGGGCGATGAACCTGCACCACATCCTCACCAGCCGGGATCAGTTCGATATGATTTGGAAGGCCGAACATGTCCTTGAGTTCCGCAGACCTTCTAAGAATTCTAACAATGATATGTGTTGGAACTACGGAAAAATTGGTCAAAGAGCCAATGAATGAAAATCAAGAAAGAAGAAAACGAAAATCAATCTTCTTGAAATAAGCGATGATACAAAAAAGGAGCTTCACTCTTTCCTTGAAGAAGATTATTCTGATTCCTCACCCCATCATTCCTCAGACGAATATGTCACCTATAATTCAGATTCTAGTCAATCTGGTGGTGAATGCATTTGCACTGAAGCCTTCTGCACTTGCGATAACTCATCTACAGTCAGAGTTTTAACTAATGACTCAAAAGAAGCTCTCTTCAATGTCATTCAGCATATTAATGATGAAGAATCCAAACAACGTTATCTTCTAGAACTCAAAAATCTTAACCTATTAGCATGAAATAAATTATGTCTCGTTTTGATAAACCTTCTGAGCCTTCAATCTCAGATCTAAGACATGAGGTTGCAGAACTCAAAAGAGAAATCAGAGACATAAAATCTAGACTTGGAAAAGTCGAACTTGATGTTCTTATAGACCAAGTCCTCAAGCAGGCTAATTCCTATGATAATAAGTCACACGACGAACTTTCTCTAAAAGAAGAAGCCCTCCCCAATAATAATCATTTAGCTGAATCAACTGACTTAAGCTTCATAGGTAAAGGAGCCTCAACCCCCAAAACTCCCGGTATAATGGTTATCACTTCTATTAAACCTCGGAGTCATCATATCCCCATAAAGATAGTCGTAAACAAAGGTTAGACGATTCCCTCTTAGGTGCCCTTCATAGTAACCTCATTGATAGTCCGGTATACTTCAATTGCTATCCTAATTTATCGGTCGACATTATTGATCCCAACGTTATGGATGCCTTGACACTtagataaaaaaatatattaattccacattagtttaaaatgattatccTATACTACAAAGTTTTGCCTTTTTTGTTACATcacattcataattattctatattaaaataatctatgctagaaaattTATATCTTGTTTGTATGCCCATCTGAATCATTTTATAACTCTACTGAAGCTAAAATAATATTGTATACAATAGTATTTTAAAATGACTCGGATGGGgcatacaaacaaaataagaattttctagcataattattttagtatagaataattatgaatgactcggatggggcatacaaacaaaataagaatgttctagcatagattattttagtatagaataattatgaatgtgATGTGACAGAAAAGGCACAACTTTGTAGTATAggataatcattttaaactaatgtggaattaatatatttttttatcgaAATTCATTTGGATTAtggatcaaatcacattaaaggataaatagatctaaaatgggtatgacccatattagcttatgtggcatttatttttggatttatatcataaaatttaatgccatgtcatatttatggtaagggtttgaggcaaaatgacttttaagtgacaatgataaagtttagttacttttaagtgacaaaaaataattatatgacttTAGTGAAATTGAAAGATAGTTCAATGAATATCAGTGAAATTAACCCTAGTATATACTAATACTAAGAAGTTTCATATACTAATACTAATTAAGAAGTTATTTAAAGCATAATTGGAATTTTTGAATGGGACATATTCTTTATAACATTAATCAATTCGAAAGTACTTCCATCTAGAAACATCAAGAattgttatgtttttatttttGTACGATATTAAATCATTGAAAGCAGACTGACAACATCGTTTACTGAAACCCCAGATGCTGATTTGTCTTTAGTATTTGTCAACAATTACTATGATGTGTTTAATTAGCAGAAAAAACATTCGGAAGCTGTTCAAGAATGACGCTTTGAGCTTGAATTTTAATTAAGAATTAGAACTCCGTACAAGTGTTTAATTAAATAACTGAATGATTGGTACTTTTTGTGACGATTTGTCTAAGGAATTAAATCATTTTGGAGGATATATAAACGGATTTTATGCCATCTGCAGATGATTTGAGCGTCATTGTGGCGCTACCAAAGTATTTTTTTAAGTTCCAAAAGCTATTTGACTTGATATCAGTGTGGATTATTTAATAGTTTTGCATTTATCCCTTGTAGGTGATTAAGTGTGCGACAATCTCATTCATAAGTTTAAGATGTTAGAGATAACAaacttttaatttaattatattagtATGTATCAACACGCCCCCTCATGTGTTGGACTGACTCTTTTTCGGGGTCGAACACGTGGAAATATTATCTTTTTGTGGCAGTGAAATATGAACTTAAAGACATTTTGCTTGCTTTGATATCATGTTGAAGTTTGCGATGAGCACActtttaattaacttaattatattatatatatttttctcaCCCGGTGTCTGGTACCCGCATCGGAGCCCGACTATATCCGGATTCGCGCCGCGTAAGGCCCCATTCGGAGGAAAGCGCTCCCTACCAAAGATTTTTCCATACCTAGGGCTCGAACTCGAGAACTCTAGTTAAGGGAAGAGCAGCTCCATCTGTTGCACCACATCCTTTAGTGGtaattatattatatattaacTCTCAACACACATCCTCATGTTTGTGCCTGATTCTTTTTCATGAATCAAATACGTGAagacatttcttcttcttttttttcttaacttgctggcaatatGTGAATACCATGTTTACTATCTCATTCAAAAGCTTAAACTATTAGATATAACGTACTTTTGACTTAATTAATTATATTATGTCTGAACAGTAGGGAATGATATATCTTTGTATATCTAAAAGCATCATTTTCTATGGCATTATCTGAAGTCCACCTGAATGCCTATTAATACAAGAGAGTGGTTATTGTTCTCTATGTCTTTTTCCTGACTGATCAGCAGCAGCAAGTTGCATGAGTAAAAACTAGTAAGGCattcttttcagttttttcagGAGTATTGACAATAATTCTAGAGTCACAGTTTATGTAGTAATGTTGATAATTCTGATTGCTCATTAGTCACTTGCTAATGTTTTAAGCTTTCAGATGTGTAGTTCAACAGATTGCAGTTTTTCTGATCTACATATCAATCTCTCTTCATTTGAATAAATTCCCGTGTCGACTATAGCAGTTGCTGATTCTTGCTTACAGGGTAGTAAATAGTTGGAAAATCAGGCTGCAGTTGAGTGATGGCAGAAGAGAATTCTATCGAAACAGGCATCGATAACAGGGAAACTAGAGTCTTAGAATCCTCAGAAGGTTCTACTTTTACACGAGAATCGGACAAGACTAAAAAGCAGAAAgaggctgctgctgctgctgaagAAGTTCCATACTATAAGCTGTTCGCCTTTGCGGACACCATAGATCATGCATTGATGGTTATCGGTATGATCACAGCTGTTGGTAGTGGAATCTGCTTTCCCCTGATGGCTGTATTTTTTGGGGAGATAGTTGATTCCTTTGGAATGACCGTGGATAACGGAAAAATTGTTAGTAAAGTTTCTAAGGTACAAGCTTTGTTATACCTTTTTTAAGCTCAACCATAGGCGCGAAGCCAGTAATTTCGCgaagggtgttcaaaatttgataTACACACATGAAAAATAACTTTTGACCTTTATACACAATATATAAGTTTCTATATACACTGTACAGTTTTTCGATGAAGGGTTGGCTACGCCACTACCATAGAGTACTATTTCAGAGTGGTATATCATTTTATTGCTTCCTCTTGTGTCATGCTTTTTTCAGGTAGCCCTTAAATTCATGTATCTGGCTTTCGGTTCAGGTCTTGCTACATTTACGCGTAAGTATTTTTAACTACCAGACTGATATACCTGTTTCTATTTTGCATGCCATTGTTAAAGTGGTTTAGTTTCTCTTTAAGTGAAATAACTCAGTACTTACGTTAGCATCTTTTCAGAGGTGTCTTGCTGGACAGTCACAAGCGAAAGACAGGCTGCTCGAATTAGATACTTGTACCTGAGAACAGTACTAAGACAAGATATTGGCTTTTTTGATCAGAAGACTAACACTGGTGTGATTATTGAAAGCCTGTGTAGTGATACTCTTACTATACAAGACGCCATCGGCGAAAAGGTATTCTGAAAGAAAAAGCTATGTACATCATTACCATTTGATATATCTAGAAGATTTAGCATGAACTCTATTCACATTAAACTGCAGGTTGGCAAATTTATTCAGGTATCAGCTACATTCTTTGGAGGATTTGTAATAGCTTTTATTAAGGGGTGGCGTCTATCGTTGGTCATGTTATCTTCAGTTCCTCCACTTGTCATCTCTTCTGCTGTCTTGACTATCCTTCTGGCAAAGCTAGCATCACGCGCACAGACTCATTATTCAGAAGCTGCAACTGTGGTTGAACAGACAATAAGCTCAATTAAAACTGTATGAAAAGTTGGGAAGAATCATTTTTCTTATTTACTTTTCAACTGTTTCATAAGTTTTTATTCACCAACCGGCTTGATTTTTTATTCAGGTTGCATCGTATACGGGAGAGAGAAGAGCTATTTCTGAATATCAAAGTTCTCTAAACAAAGCTTATCATTCTGGTGTACAAGAGGGTTTGGCTTCAGGGCTCGGATTCGGTGTTTTTATGTTTGTCTTCTATACAAGTTATGCTTTAGCTATATGGTATGGTGCAAAAATGATTTTGGACCATAACTATACTGGAGGAGATGTAATGAATGTCATTATGGCTACACTAACTGGCTCCTTGTAGGTTCCGTTCTGCCTTTTCTTTGTATGTTTCGCTTCTTTTACTTGGAGCTTTCTTCATCTAACATCCAAAACTCTTTGCAAACGAATGGCACATATGGCATACGAAACCACACAGTTCCACATGTATTGATGACACCGATATTACTAAGCCTTAATGTCATTTGTCTTTTTAACTCCTTTGTTCCTTTTTCTTCTCTTAATCTCAGTTCTTTAGGATATGCTTCTCCATGCTTGCGCGCATTTGCTGCTGGAAAGGCTGCAGCATTTAAAATGTTTGAGACGATAAACAGAAAGCCGGCTATAGATCCTTATGATATGAATGGACAGAAACTTCATGACATTAGTGGTGACATTGAACTTAAGGACATTTATTTCTGTTATCCAGCAAGACCACAGGAGAGCATATTTAGCGGTTTTTCTCTGTCGATACCAAAGGGAACAACAACAGCTCTAGTAGGGCGAAGTGGAAGTGGAAAATCGACAGTGATAAGTCTAATAGTGAGGTTCTATGATCCACAGGCTGGTGAAGTTCTGATTGACAGTATAAATATCAAAGAATTTCAGCTTAGGTGGATCAGGGGAAAGATCGGGCTTGTTAGCCAAGAACCTGTGCTGTTTGGTTCAACAATAAAGGATAATATCGCCTATGGGAAGGACGATGCAACTCTTGCAGAAATTAAAGCTGCTGTTCAACTTGCCAATGCTTCCAAGTTTATTGATAATTTACCTCAGGTCAGGCTTTAGACTTTGGAGTTGTTTTATTTCAGTCTCTACTTTGAGATCTAATTTTCTTCTTGCTACTTAGAAAGATTAGCTTTGTCCATTGTTTCTTCTAATTCAGGGACTAGACACCAGAGTTGGCGATCACGGAAGTCAGCTGTCGGGAGGCCAAAAGCAAAGAATTGCTATTGCAAGAGCAATACTAAAGGATCCCAAAATTCTACTTTTGGATGAAGCTACAAGTGCTCTTGATGCAGAATCTGAGAGGATTGTTCAAGAGACATTGGACAATGTCATGATTAACCGAACTACAGTTATTGTTGCGCATCGCCTGAGTACAGTAAAGAATGCAGACACAATAGCTGTAATCCAAGAGGGAAAGATCATTGAAAAAGGTTTGTGTCACATATACTATCTTTTCCAGTACACCGGATTCAAGATTATTAGCTAGTTCATTTAAATGAATGTAATTATAAAGATGATAGCAAAAATGTacaacaacaaccacccagtgaaatcccacaagtagggtctggggagggtagtgtgtgcgcaggccttacccctaccttggaaAGGTAGAAaaactgttttcgatagaccctcggctcaagaaaattaaaagaaacagtagaaacAAGCAATATCAACAAAGAGGGCCAGAAAGATAATAACAACAAAAGGAAACAGTAGCAACAAGCTGTAACAACAACAAAATACTAAGAAACCGAGGCGAAAGATAAATAGGAAAACAACATGAACTACTAGCAACCTAAGACAAGAAAAACTAACAGACTAACCCTAAAACCAACGGTACGGAACAGAAATGATAGCAAAATATGTATGATTACTAATTTCTTATCCTTTTCAAACTTTCAGGTTCCCACAAGGAACTGCTGCAAAATAGGGAAGGAGCATATGTTCAGCTTATACAGTTGCAAGAGCTTAGCAAATATTCAGGAGAACAAGATTCAAATGAACTGGACAAGGAAGAGATAGTCCTAACACCTGAAAAGAAACCAAATAAGCAGAATATCCTAACACGATCAGTAAGTGGAGGCTCGTTCAGGATCGAGAATAGTAGCCATCATTCATTGTCCATTCCAGTTAGTGCAGCAGAGAAAGAAGTTAGGGAATGCCATGATCTTAATTCAACAACAGCCGTACTGAAAAAGGGTAAAGACAACGCACTTTGTCGCTTGGCATTTATGAACAAACCAGAGATTCCAGAATTATTACTTGGTTGTATAGCTGCAGTGGTCAATGCTATAATACTACCTATTTTTGGTGTACTTCTTTCTAATGTTATCAAGACTTTCTATGAGCCAGCTCATGAACTCAGAAAGCATTCAAGATTTTGGTCATTGatatttgtcggtctaggattgGCTTCTTTACTAGCAACACCCTTGAGGACATTCTTGTTTGCTGTAGCAGGATGTAAGTTAATTAAGCGGATTCGCTTAATGTGCTTCGAGAAAGTAGTTTACATGGATATAAGTTGGTTCGACAGAAAGGAGAACTCCATTGGAGCAATTGGCACCCGACTATCTACAGATGCAGCATCTGTGCGAGGTATGGTTGGAGAATCACTTGCTTTGGTTGTGCAGAATACGTCAACAGCTATAGCTGGTTTAGTTATAGGACTTGAAGCAAGCTGGCAATTGGCACTCATAATGATAGTTATGGTGCCTCTAATTGGATTAAATGGATATCTTCACATGAAATACGTTAGTGGTTTCGGTGCTGATGCTAAGGTTAGCTCCAAACTTCTGTACTAACGAAAAGTTACAACATCAGTTTTCTTAATGTAAGTGAAATATTTCGCAGAAATTATACGAGGATGCAAGTCGAGTTGCCAGTGAAGCAGTTGGAAGTATCAGAACAGTGGCTTCTTTCTCTGCTGAAGAGAAAGTGGTGCAATTATACAAAAGAAAATGTGAAGAACCGGTTAGAGCTGGAATAAAAGAAGGATTATTGAGTGGTGCAGGATTTGGTTTTTCAATGTTCTGCTTGTATTCTGTCTATGCTGCCAGCTTTTATGCTGGTGCTCGATTGATTGAGTCCGGTAAGGTTACATTTGCTGAGGTTTTTCGGGTAAGTCTTGTGAGCTAAAGATAAGATTTGTATTTTAAGTTTCTTCTCTTTGTTGTTTTAATTTTCCTAGTTCTGAGTTTCAGGTTTTCTATGGTCTTAGCTTGACAGCAACCGCGATTTCTCAATCAGGTGGACTCGCTCCTGATTCCACCAAAGCCAAAAGTGGTGCATCTTCTATCTTTGCACTTCTTGACAGACAATCCAAGATAGACTCAAGTGATAACTCAGGAATGATATTAGACAATGTGAAGGGAAATATTGAGTTTCAACATGTCAGTTTTAATTATCCAAGTAGACCTGAGGCTCAAGTTCTAAAAGATCTATGCCTAATCATTAGCTCTGGAGAGGTAAATTCTAATGCATTATTCTCATAATCATTTTTTTGCGGTCTTATGACGCGATTTGTCAATGATTCTGATGTAAAAAATGTATTTTTTTATGCTAGACGGTTGCGCTAGTAGGAGAAAGTGGGAGTGGAAAATCAACAGTTATATCTTTGTTGCAAAGATTTTATGATCCTGATTCAGGCCTAATCACATTAGATGGAATAGAAATTCAAAAGCTGAAGGTGAAATGGCTGAGACAGCAAATGGGACTGGTAAGTCAGGAGCCTATATTGTTCAATGACACAATCAGAGCTAACATAGCATATGGAAAGGAAGGTGATGCCACTGAAGCAGAAATATTAGCTGCTGCTGAGTTAGCCAATGCTCACAACTTCATCAGTGGCTTACAACAGGTAACTTTTTATGGAATGAAATTCTAGCTTGTTACAAGGGGAGTCTTGGTGTAGCTAGTAAAGTTTCTGCCATGAGACAGGAGGTCACAGATTCGAGCGGTGAAAACAGTCTCTTGCAGATCCCGCGTATAGCGGGAGCTTCGTGCGCCGGGATGTCCTTTTTTCTTGATAAGATTCACTAAATAGGTTCTTGGTCACCTTTCTTGTGTGTAAGTTCACATACACCCTAAGGGGTGTCATCCGATATTGGTTCGATTTTTGTGTGTgtgtaaataaaaaaaaattcaaaaaataatatgtatatatacaatAGACCGAATATTAATCTTGGACATGACGTAGAACTTTAAACCATCATAGTTCTAGACCAAACCTACTTACAAGATGAATTGTGACAATAGGCCGACACTGCTTTTGCAAAATCCTGCATACGACATTGCATTATGTCATATgacattatatttattttttatacattatatgtgtatatatatatatatatatatatatatatatatatatatataatagactgaATATCAATCTTGGACATGAAGTAGAACTTTAAAACCATCATAGTTCTAGACCAAACCTACTTACAAGATTAATTGTGACAATAGGCCGACATTGCTTCTGCAAAATCCTGCATACGACATTGCATTCTATCCTATGTTACATGGATTCGTTACCTGTATAAATAAAATACGAATACATGGAGTTTTTCTAGCTTTAAGTGTATTTTGAAGAATTTGCACGAATATCTTAAGTCACAGCCGTTCAACTCGCGTATGTCAAGACATATAAAAGAATCATGTAACATAGACTTTATCTATGTCCTTTGACTCTTAACAACTCTAGTAAGTTGTTCTCTTCTTTGCCTTGATTTGTAGGGCTATGACACATTAGTTGGTGAAAGAGGAATACAACTATCTGGTGGACAAAAGCAGAGAGTTGCAATTGCAAGAGCAATAGTGAAGTGTCCAAAGATACTACTACTAGATGAGGCCACAAGTGCACTTGATTCTGAGTCTGAGAAAGTGGTTCAAGATGCACTTGATAGAGTAAGGGAAGGCAGAACTACAGTTGTGGTGGCTCATAGGCTTTCCACAATTAAAGGAGCTGATGTTATTGCAGTAATGAAAGATGGTGCCATTGTTGAAAAAGGAAATCATGAAACTTTGGTTAATAGAGAGGATGGTATTTATGCTTCTCTAGTATCAAAGTCTACTAGCACTATGAAGTAGTACATGTTTTTAATATAATAATGGTGTCTAGACCATAAGGGAGCTTGCaacaacggtaaagttgtcttcgtgtgacctataggttacgggttcgagccgtgaaatcaGCCATTGATGCTTGTATGTATCAAGGTAGGCTACCTACATCATAACCCgttggggtgcggcccttccccgaaTCCTATGTGAACGCGGGATGCTTCGTGCACCAGACTGCTCAATGGTATCTAGTCTAGTTTATGCCTACATCGACTATTTCATCACGCACCTGCTATTTCTAACAAAGCAGTACTAAGGTAGTTGGAAATGTAATGTTGGACAAGGGAACTACAATTTCTTAATCTCTTTCATTCTCTCCTTTGTTTGACATATTGTGCTATTATTAATGGAGTATTCCATATTCTTTCTTTCTCATGGAGGAATGAAGCATCAATCCTTCTCTCTTTTCTGTTATAATAGCTTTTGGGATTGCTTGGACCTTTGACTAGTAGGAGAATGGAAGGTAGAAGACAGGGCTACAACCTTGTACTTCAAATGATTCTCCCTCTCAATTTATGTGACGTAGTTTGACTTGACACCGAGTTTcagaggaaaaaaaaagaagaaagcttttaaaatttgtggtctcAAAAACTTAAAAGGTAAAAGTTGGTAGAGCCATAATATTTGTATGACTAtaaaaagcttctcattaagggtaaaatgggtaaattaaattatttttttgaatatAGAAGCGTGTCGTTCTTTTAAGAACAAAGTAATAAGGAAAGTGtgacacataaattgaaacgaaggaTGTATGTATTTAATAGTAACAATGTCAATTCTTTTTTGACATTGAAATTTTTTGTTATCATTCTATCTTTTCAGGTCACTAGATCCGACATGATATGGAGAATTATTTGTTATTGTTTACTAATGTAACCTGATAGTGTAAACGAATCTAAATATTGTTAGTACACAAAACCTAAATTCAAATGAAATTACAATCCTCAGACTCTATTTCCAATCCCTCCTATCAGTCGTTATTGCTTCTGTggtgctatttattttctatgttTCTGGGACCTTTTAGATTGTTATACCAATAGCcggtcaaattaattgtttaccTTTTCTAGCCgttatatatttaccagttatttttagtttaaaagatTAAGTGGTTGGTTATTTGGATTAATTCTTCACAACTTTAACCTCACTCCTATTTTAGTTTTTAATTGTAAaagtaatatttatttttcttaaaatagtTAAGGAAactaattaaagaaaaaaatgtaataattttaaattttgattAAGGAAAAGACTAATTCTTTCCAAATTTGGGGAATTCTTAAGTCGTCCAAGCAAAGATTTCGTAAGAAG is drawn from Nicotiana tomentosiformis chromosome 12, ASM39032v3, whole genome shotgun sequence and contains these coding sequences:
- the LOC104120608 gene encoding ABC transporter B family member 4-like isoform X2, coding for MAEENSIETGIDNRETRVLESSEGSTFTRESDKTKKQKEAAAAAEEVPYYKLFAFADTIDHALMVIGMITAVGSGICFPLMAVFFGEIVDSFGMTVDNGKIVSKVSKVALKFMYLAFGSGLATFTQVSCWTVTSERQAARIRYLYLRTVLRQDIGFFDQKTNTGVIIESLCSDTLTIQDAIGEKVSATFFGGFVIAFIKGWRLSLVMLSSVPPLVISSAVLTILLAKLASRAQTHYSEAATVVEQTISSIKTVASYTGERRAISEYQSSLNKAYHSGVQEGLASGLGFGVFMFVFYTSYALAIWYGAKMILDHNYTGGDVMNVIMATLTGSFSLGYASPCLRAFAAGKAAAFKMFETINRKPAIDPYDMNGQKLHDISGDIELKDIYFCYPARPQESIFSGFSLSIPKGTTTALVGRSGSGKSTVISLIVRFYDPQAGEVLIDSINIKEFQLRWIRGKIGLVSQEPVLFGSTIKDNIAYGKDDATLAEIKAAVQLANASKFIDNLPQGLDTRVGDHGSQLSGGQKQRIAIARAILKDPKILLLDEATSALDAESERIVQETLDNVMINRTTVIVAHRLSTVKNADTIAVIQEGKIIEKGSHKELLQNREGAYVQLIQLQELSKYSGEQDSNELDKEEIVLTPEKKPNKQNILTRSVSGGSFRIENSSHHSLSIPVSAAEKEVRECHDLNSTTAVLKKGKDNALCRLAFMNKPEIPELLLGCIAAVVNAIILPIFGVLLSNVIKTFYEPAHELRKHSRFWSLIFVGLGLASLLATPLRTFLFAVAGCKLIKRIRLMCFEKVVYMDISWFDRKENSIGAIGTRLSTDAASVRGMVGESLALVVQNTSTAIAGLVIGLEASWQLALIMIVMVPLIGLNGYLHMKYVSGFGADAKKLYEDASRVASEAVGSIRTVASFSAEEKVVQLYKRKCEEPVRAGIKEGLLSGAGFGFSMFCLYSVYAASFYAGARLIESGKVTFAEVFRVFYGLSLTATAISQSGGLAPDSTKAKSGASSIFALLDRQSKIDSSDNSGMILDNVKGNIEFQHVSFNYPSRPEAQVLKDLCLIISSGETVALVGESGSGKSTVISLLQRFYDPDSGLITLDGIEIQKLKVKWLRQQMGLVSQEPILFNDTIRANIAYGKEGDATEAEILAAAELANAHNFISGLQQGYDTLVGERGIQLSGGQKQRVAIARAIVKCPKILLLDEATSALDSESEKVVQDALDRVREGRTTVVVAHRLSTIKGADVIAVMKDGAIVEKGNHETLVNREDGIYASLVSKSTSTMK
- the LOC104120608 gene encoding ABC transporter B family member 4-like isoform X1, with the protein product MAEENSIETGIDNRETRVLESSEGSTFTRESDKTKKQKEAAAAAEEVPYYKLFAFADTIDHALMVIGMITAVGSGICFPLMAVFFGEIVDSFGMTVDNGKIVSKVSKVALKFMYLAFGSGLATFTQVSCWTVTSERQAARIRYLYLRTVLRQDIGFFDQKTNTGVIIESLCSDTLTIQDAIGEKVGKFIQVSATFFGGFVIAFIKGWRLSLVMLSSVPPLVISSAVLTILLAKLASRAQTHYSEAATVVEQTISSIKTVASYTGERRAISEYQSSLNKAYHSGVQEGLASGLGFGVFMFVFYTSYALAIWYGAKMILDHNYTGGDVMNVIMATLTGSFSLGYASPCLRAFAAGKAAAFKMFETINRKPAIDPYDMNGQKLHDISGDIELKDIYFCYPARPQESIFSGFSLSIPKGTTTALVGRSGSGKSTVISLIVRFYDPQAGEVLIDSINIKEFQLRWIRGKIGLVSQEPVLFGSTIKDNIAYGKDDATLAEIKAAVQLANASKFIDNLPQGLDTRVGDHGSQLSGGQKQRIAIARAILKDPKILLLDEATSALDAESERIVQETLDNVMINRTTVIVAHRLSTVKNADTIAVIQEGKIIEKGSHKELLQNREGAYVQLIQLQELSKYSGEQDSNELDKEEIVLTPEKKPNKQNILTRSVSGGSFRIENSSHHSLSIPVSAAEKEVRECHDLNSTTAVLKKGKDNALCRLAFMNKPEIPELLLGCIAAVVNAIILPIFGVLLSNVIKTFYEPAHELRKHSRFWSLIFVGLGLASLLATPLRTFLFAVAGCKLIKRIRLMCFEKVVYMDISWFDRKENSIGAIGTRLSTDAASVRGMVGESLALVVQNTSTAIAGLVIGLEASWQLALIMIVMVPLIGLNGYLHMKYVSGFGADAKKLYEDASRVASEAVGSIRTVASFSAEEKVVQLYKRKCEEPVRAGIKEGLLSGAGFGFSMFCLYSVYAASFYAGARLIESGKVTFAEVFRVFYGLSLTATAISQSGGLAPDSTKAKSGASSIFALLDRQSKIDSSDNSGMILDNVKGNIEFQHVSFNYPSRPEAQVLKDLCLIISSGETVALVGESGSGKSTVISLLQRFYDPDSGLITLDGIEIQKLKVKWLRQQMGLVSQEPILFNDTIRANIAYGKEGDATEAEILAAAELANAHNFISGLQQGYDTLVGERGIQLSGGQKQRVAIARAIVKCPKILLLDEATSALDSESEKVVQDALDRVREGRTTVVVAHRLSTIKGADVIAVMKDGAIVEKGNHETLVNREDGIYASLVSKSTSTMK
- the LOC104120608 gene encoding ABC transporter B family member 4-like isoform X3; translated protein: MAEENSIETGIDNRETRVLESSEGSTFTRESDKTKKQKEAAAAAEEVPYYKLFAFADTIDHALMVIGMITAVGSGICFPLMAVFFGEIVDSFGMTVDNGKIVSKVSKVALKFMYLAFGSGLATFTQVSCWTVTSERQAARIRYLYLRTVLRQDIGFFDQKTNTGVIIESLCSDTLTIQDAIGEKVGKFIQVSATFFGGFVIAFIKGWRLSLVMLSSVPPLVISSAVLTILLAKLASRAQTHYSEAATVVEQTISSIKTVASYTGERRAISEYQSSLNKAYHSGVQEGLASGLGFGVFMFVFYTSYALAIWYGAKMILDHNYTGGDVMNVIMATLTGSFSLGYASPCLRAFAAGKAAAFKMFETINRKPAIDPYDMNGQKLHDISGDIELKDIYFCYPARPQESIFSGFSLSIPKGTTTALVGRSGSGKSTVISLIVRFYDPQAGEVLIDSINIKEFQLRWIRGKIGLVSQEPVLFGSTIKDNIAYGKDDATLAEIKAAVQLANASKFIDNLPQGLDTRVGDHGSQLSGGQKQRIAIARAILKDPKILLLDEATSALDAESERIVQETLDNVMINRTTVIVAHRLSTVKNADTIAVIQEGKIIEKGSHKELLQNREGAYVQLIQLQELSKYSGEQDSNELDKEEIVLTPEKKPNKQNILTRSVSGGSFRIENSSHHSLSIPVSAAEKEVRECHDLNSTTAVLKKGKDNALCRLAFMNKPEIPELLLGCIAAVVNAIILPIFGVLLSNVIKTFYEPAHELRKHSRFWSLIFVGLGLASLLATPLRTFLFAVAGCKLIKRIRLMCFEKVVYMDISWFDRKENSIGAIGTRLSTDAASVRGMVGESLALVVQNTSTAIAGLVIGLEASWQLALIMIVMVPLIGLNGYLHMKYVSGFGADAKKLYEDASRVASEAVGSIRTVASFSAEEKVVQLYKRKCEEPVRAGIKEGLLSGAGFGFSMFCLYSVYAASFYAGARLIESGKVTFAEVFRLDSNRDFSIRWTRS